One Nymphaea colorata isolate Beijing-Zhang1983 chromosome 12, ASM883128v2, whole genome shotgun sequence genomic window, TCTGATACCAAATTGTTATTTTATAAAGGAGGtagatcaagaaaaaagaaacgaacAAAATAGGCAATTTTAATGTAGTTTAGGTTTCACCCCTACATCCGTGATCATCTCGCTCCATCGCTCAAGATTTCAATGGGAGGTAAAAGGTGTTTATTTTGGAAGTATTTTTCTAAAACCATTTCTATACCTATTAAGGCATGCATTGTAGCCATAAATTTTTACAACCGCCTTACTCTACCACCATCAGTTAGAGTGTCGCACTACTACTATTTGTAGTCCAGAGGATAGTAGCGGCGACAAGAACTTAACTAACAACCTGGTTTTGACCGGCCCACCAGTTCGACCAGCTAAGCTATGCTCCATAGGGCAAAATCACTCGTTCAATTGGACGATCCCAAGTTGTTCTGCTCTTGCCATTAGAGGTACCCAAACGGAAACAAAAGGCTGGCCATTGTAAGTCAATGGGTAAGACTCAGAAGATCAAGACGAAGAAGCCAACCTGTTATAAGGATCTGATATTGTTGACGTTCTTTTATGTATTTGGTCTCTTACAATAGTCAGCCTAGATGAATGGGATCGAACATCTCTATTTTTAATGTGGAAGCTAAATCGATTATCTTTATATTCCCCCACATTTGCCTCTGATGTATGCtgatttttatgaatttatgaaGCTTCATTAAATTATGTTACTTGTGACTTCATCTTTTGCTTGTGATTTTGTTCAAATTCTCTTTTATTCTGCCCCTCGTTGGTGATACATCTCTAATGAAACTCGATCAAGACATaggctaagtcacatgggtacttcagtatgCTTCTTTTATCCATGCCACGCCAAAGTGGGTATTTGGACACACTTGATACTTTTCAAATCAAAACTGATTTAAACTACTTAATGTACTTGAATAATTAGTTTATTTCTAACTCACTTTTTCATTGTGTTTTTTAGAGTAGTTTAGATTTtgatgtaatatatatatatatatatatatatatatatatatatatatatatagtacccTTATgcccacattttttaaagttgttgtGCTTGTACCTGCATCTGCTTCCTCGTATACGAATTCATACCCATATTCATGTGACTTAGGGCATAAGAATAATTCAGTTCATCGCTCATGCATTTCGAGTGGCTAAATTCCTCTTTTGTGGTAGAGTATTCTTGTAACTAGGCACTCAACCATCTCAATCGTAGTTATTTTGAGGATATCCAAGAATTTTGGTGTTAAATCCTTCCAATGATGGATATCCAGCTagacaaaataaaattatttttccttttcaaataacAGAAAGTCATGATCATGCGTTCCATAATTTTGAAAGGTTTATGATGATTAGTGAACTTTTTAACCAATTCCCCTCATTTTAAGTCATTTCCAATCATTTCAATAAATTTTCAAGAACTTTTAGATGAGtttcatgatattttattttaaatttaccAAGGTttccttaaatattttttaagtgGATTCATTGGATTTTGCTTGAATTTCAaaaccatttttaattttacttaAATTCGACCAAATTTCGCGCCAATTTCACTTGAATTGCACTTGATTTTCAAGGCAATTTCAATCTTATGTTGTGTTAATTTGCATAGCATCAAATCTTAATATATCTAAAATCAATTTCTCTTAAATTTCActaaatttcataaataaatcTATGTGATTTTCATATTCGCCtgaattttattcaaatttcattCCATTTAAGATCCTCTTCCCTATTTACCcatatttcttcatcaaatttcCCCAAATTTCATTCCATTTAAGATCCTCTTCCCTATTTACCcatatttcttcatcaaatttcCCCAAATTTCATTCCATTTAAGATCCTCTTCCCCATTTACCcatatttcttcatcaaattttcCCTAATTTCATTCCATTTAAGATCCTCTTCCCCATTTACCCATATTTCTTTGTCAAACTCCCCTTCCTTTTATGCTCACAAAGTCGGAGGCTTCTAGAAACCTCTAGTTCTTCCTCCTTATCTTTGCTTTTCTAAGCTTTCTTCTTTAAttgccctttttcttttcttttttttgcctctttctctctcactctccctcaTCAATCTTGCCCGATTGTTTTAGGCCTCTTTCATCGGAAGTTCCTATTGAGCTATTATGTTGTACTATTTATTCATGGTTCCCTTCTTGTGGCAAAGTTTGAGTAAcgttgcctctctctctctctctctctagctttcTTTTGCTGTCAACTTTCTCCTCCCTACATGGCTACATCTATCTCCCTCACGCTagccctctttctctcttttcactGTTCCCTTCTtttgttcctcttcctctttccctgtatctctttctttttcttcttctcttcttccctttctcctTCACATCCCTGCTGCTTCATAGCCCCTTAGGCTCAGACAATCCTCCACCTGCTGTCACTACTTGAACATTGTTGTGAGTCAGTTGATGGTATAAACTATAAACAAACAAATGTATTATACATGCCAAAACCATTAAAATCAATCATGCTCAACATAGAGAAGCTAGCGGAAGCATACCGTGTCCATCGCACAATTGGAAAATAATCCGGTGGATCTTCTAGAGCCTTCAAAGGTGTGACACAAAATCCTCTAAGATGGAAATCAAGGAAATCACATAATAGAATTTTTCCTAACCTTGAGCCTTAGGGACCTCAACCCTATTTATTAACTTATGAAGGTTTAAAAGATTATTATGTCCATCATAAACTATATATGGATCCTCTCTAGTTTCTATACAAATAATTCATGTTAAATTAGATGATACCGACTCAAACTTATTAGATCACCTTAAGTTGTGTCTATCCAAGGGCAGAGCCAGGGTAGGATGGGCCTTGGCCCctactcaaaatttaaaaaaaaaaaaaagtacatgtaaatcttgacaaatttcatttgttttatttttaaaattttgaaaaatgatatttcagccctaatcaaaatttagaaactataattcggtctccctcattaaaaatttctggctccgtcCCTATGTCTATCTATACAAATAACATGTAATGTACGATAATGTGACATATATAGGCccaccaaatatatttttaacatcaGTTTGGCAATCCTCGCCTATTGTTCACCTCATGTTCCTCCCTCCTGCTCATGGCCAACCAGTCCTTTGTCGGCCATTCCTTACTACAGGCGATAGTCAAACATACCAACTcagtaagaaaagaaattttgctTATACCAGTTCATGTGAGGAAAGTCATGTCTTATATCCAATGGATGCTTGGATACAAGCAGCAAACAGTTTACCAGATAGAAAAACCTACCACAACAAAATGCTATATGACAAATAAAATATCAGAAGAGCAGGCAAAAACGAATATCAGAATAGTAATTTTACTTGATTGCATAGGACTTTTCACTGGCTAACAGATAAATCAATCAATATTGTAGAAGACAAAATTCCCAAAACACATTATTGTGCCTTTCTTTCTCTATGGAAGTCCAAGTGGGGAAACATATCTGAACTCTCAGGGAACCAACAGCCAACAGTCTTTTTGTCTTCACCCTAAGATTTACACCCAGCTTTAGTTTACACAAAAGTGATGGACAGAGGAACTGAACCCTGACTGCCTATCTCACATCTATGGCCCAACCCCCTACCATCAACCACTTTGGGTTTATTACTCCTAGACTTCAACCAAAAGTCCATTTTCGAATACATGCATAATACCCTGAAAAGGTTGTAGCCACTGCCCTTGAAGTTTAGGATTACTTTGGAATTTGAGTGAAACACCTACATGAAAATGAATACAGTTTACAACACCTAAGAAAGGAGCGGGGAGAGGATGGGAGTGATGCTCCAAAGAGGATGTAAACCCTTGTCTGTTTCTTTGCCCCTAGAATCCAGGACTTTTTCGGGACCTGAGTGAAATACCtctatgaaaacaaatataatttaCAAACACCTACATGAAAATGAATACAGTTTACAACACCTAAAAAAAAGAACAGGGGAGAGGATGGGAGACATACTCCATAaccccttctctctttctttgccCCTAGAATTCAGGACTGCTTCGGAACATGAGTGAAATACCTACAtaaaaacaaatacaatttACCATGCCTTTTGGGGGAGAGGGATGGTGAGGCCAGAATACCCAAAAAGGAGTCTAACCTCTTCCCCTTCTCCCCCACCCCCACAAATCGATGGCTGTTATGGGTAAGGCTGAGCAATAGGCCGGCTCAGCCCAACAAAGAGTCGGGCTCTGGCTGGGCCACAGCCTATGACTGTGAACCGGACCCAGCCTGACATCCAAAACCTGAGCCCGgcaacatttaaaaatatttttttcatataaaataatatatatatatatataattaatcataaaatatatgtaattatatatatcattcaataaaattaaaaataacttatCAGGCCAAATCGGAGGGAGTCGGTAAACCGGGCCCCAACAACTTATCGGGCCAGCCTGGTACCTAATTTTTGGGCTTGAACCCTGTCCAAGTTGGGCGAGGCACAGCCTTAGCTTTGGAACCTAGGTGAAAAACCTAAATACAATGCCCGTCATAACCTTTTCCACATTGGATCTAATGTTCATGTCCTCACTATATTCAAGATCCATGAGAAGGTATTTATTTTAGTGGATACAGTGTAAAGTAGGTCAGTACAACTGCAATAACGTCAAAGATGTCCTTATCTTAATGTGGAAACAGCTTTGGCTAAAACATTGACGGTACAAATTTGAAATGCTTTCAGATACAGTTAAAACATAAATATTAGGATATAGATAACCACTTTAGGTACCGTAAGCATACATAattcctttttcattctttttgttttcacttGTATGGCTATAAACGACAAGTTTACTGTTCCTTACTAGTTTCATGAACATTATTGTTTAGCACTTTTTTCAGTTTCCCTATACATTTTTATAAGGTCTAAACATTTACTGTAAGTTGCATAATTTTTGGCATCGCGGAAAATCTCATAAAGGAGACTGGCTAAGAAAAGGATTTATAGCTGTGGAAGCAACTCAGCGATCCAAATCTGGAACAATCTTTGTCCGGTTAGACTAGATTTGACACCTTCGAGAATGCTGGCGCCCCCCATTTTGTCCTAGCCACATATAACCAAAACCCCACCAGTGCAACATCTTTTCACCCTTCACAGCATACATCTCTCCTTTATGATTGTGTTTGTGGCACAGGTGTCTTTAAGGTCAGATAACTCTTTACCTTTAAGATCAGATAACTCCTTACCTGAATTGCAATAAAGTATATAATATAGTTTGGCTAATGACCTAGACTTCGATTTTCTGATAAGCCTACTTGTGGACAGTAGGTCGGCTCAGTAACTCCAACACATTTCTAGTGTTATCATGCATATGAATGCAAGACATATTGACAAATTCCAAGATATAAACTTAAAGAGGGATAAAGGAAGCCCTTGTTGATGCAAGCTATGTAAGTAAGCTATATCAATACAAATATGCGTGATTGTTGGCATGTATGGTTAACAAtgtcaaaacaagtttttctACGATAGGGAATTAAAATTGCAAAAGCAAAATTCTGATGCATAACTGGAACTCGTATTTTTGATGTCGTTGAAAACAGCATGTTGCCATATAGTAAGGAAATTAGTAGAAAACAGTCAACAGACATTATATTCCACAGCCATGGTAACAACCACAAGCGCTAGAAAGACAAAAATATGCGAAATTGGTATTCAATGTCAAATACTTGGAGAGTCCCGATCACGTGACACTAGGAAACTGACAATTCATATAAAACTGGTAGAAACAAAAAGTAGTCAATCTGCAGATCCGGCTCTGGATCATATACGCATCCTCTTGGCCCATATTGTTCAATAAACAATTCTAGTGCAGATGTCAATAGGATATATCATGCACATATAAGACCGAGCAATATGTGGCTCCTTTTTTGCTGACATGCATGGTCGCACAAGTTATTACTCACCATGCGTCCGTGCTAATAGACCACTCCATAGTTTATCTGTTAAGGTTCAACCATTACCCTGTGATGGCCAAGATAACATGAAACAATGACAGAAGCAATATGCAGAAATGACACAGTAGAACACTCGAACGCTAGAGAAAGCATAGATAAAGGATGGAAACTGAGTTGTATTAACACTTATCTTGTAAGAGATGATGAGTTTCTTCGTGCTGTTTTACATATCATACATCATTAAATCAGCATCCAGTGTGTATAATACATACAATAGAAGGAAAGGTGCCCAATGTAGACAACCCCACCAATTATATACAAGGAGGCGACAATGTTGCACTACTAAAATCTAGTGCATACAATGTAATCCATGCCTCGGAAAGATGAAACTAATCTTAAAGATTTTATACACTGAGACTACCAGAAATCAACTGCAATAGATGTGGATGTTGATGGATCCTCTTCCAGCTCTACCTCTGTTTCTTGCATTTCAAACTCCGTTTCTATATCAGCAAGATTCTTCAAATCCACTATAGATAGCTCGTCCAATCTTCTGACTACCAAATCAGCAGCACCCAATTCATACATTGGATGCTTACCTGCAACTGCTATACATTTCATTTTAGCATCATGGGCGGCTTCAacagttgaatttgaattgcCAAAGACAATACATCGTTCAGGTATCAAATTAAGAAGTTGTGAAGCATAACTGAACATCTCTGGATCGGGTTTGCCTCTATGTACATCATCAGCTGCAACCACAACAGCAAAAACATTTGCAATATTGATGGCTCCTAGAGCCATTTCTAAATGGTTCCTAGGCCGTGTAGATACTAGAGCCATAGGTATCTTATATTTCATCAAATTCAAAGCAAATTCCTGTGACCCAGCTCGAAGCCTGTAAAATCCACCATGAAGGCTTTGATAGATCTCTTCCTTCCTCAACCCCATTCTTCTCAATTCAGCAGGATCCCTGGACCAGCACAGAACCTCGGAGATAGCTTGCTCATTCTTCATTCCTTCTATTCTTCTCAAAATGAAACCAGGAGGTGGTTGTTTACCCTCTTCTTGGGCTAACATTAACCAAGACCTATTCTCCAGATCAGAGGATTCTTCAATAATGACTCCTTCCATTTCAAAAATGACCCCTAGCCAACCACAGCCCATGCGTTCTTGACGAAGCAAAGGGTTTGCCAACGAAGGGTCATCTGCTTTGTTTGGTGGCGGCCACAGTTTAGGACCTAAACTTCTTTCTGTGGCATAATTCAGAGTCCCAGGAAATCTGTCCCCTTCCCTAGATGACCGGGCTTCTTTTGTTAGCTCCATTGCAAACGCTCGGATTTCAGACTTTGCACTGTAAAGGCTTGTCATGTTGACCCTTGGATTTCTTGGTTTGAGCCCTTGACcagaaaaatcagaaatgaacATGGCGTGTTGAGAATAACTGAATCGCATTTTATCCTTGTAGCAAACATGGAGGTTATCAGGGGATCTTTGATACACAGGCCTGTAACTGACCAGAGGTGCCGCGGCTATCGTATCCATGATTTTTCACCTACTGAAATACCGCCCAGATGGTCTAAATCAAATGCCTTAATGCAATGGAGAAGACGGTATCCTTGATGTGTGCTTCAATTCACCTTCACCTTATTGACAAGGAATCCAGAAGCCTGATTCCAGATTTCCAAATCCACAAGAATCAGAAGAGTTCTCTTAAGTGATACTTCTTTACTTCGGAATTTGCTGTTTTcacatattaaaaacaaaagatcaGTCTTTTCCTTCAGCTAGATCACAGCCTAATATAAGCTATAGAAAAAAAGGCACAACTTTCTGGTTTTTGCTTCACTGGAGCATCAAACAAGCACTTGCACAGGATCAAACTGGGTTACAAAGGCACTTCCCATCTCAACGAGCTTTCTAAATCAACATTCAACTCCATAATTTTGGAACCGATGCTGAGATAGTGGTCGAAAACGAAATAGAACAGAGTTTTATCCCTTTTCAATCAAATTCCAGCAACTTTTATGTTACAAAGCTACACaatatttcttttctgaattatcagagaaaaattaagaaacaaggaaaataaaagctATATGATgccatttttcatgaaacactacAAATCAAAATTAAACTATATAGTTTTCGAATACCCAACAGAAATACACAata contains:
- the LOC116266415 gene encoding 5-amino-6-(5-phospho-D-ribitylamino)uracil phosphatase, chloroplastic, whose product is MDTIAAAPLVSYRPVYQRSPDNLHVCYKDKMRFSYSQHAMFISDFSGQGLKPRNPRVNMTSLYSAKSEIRAFAMELTKEARSSREGDRFPGTLNYATERSLGPKLWPPPNKADDPSLANPLLRQERMGCGWLGVIFEMEGVIIEESSDLENRSWLMLAQEEGKQPPPGFILRRIEGMKNEQAISEVLCWSRDPAELRRMGLRKEEIYQSLHGGFYRLRAGSQEFALNLMKYKIPMALVSTRPRNHLEMALGAINIANVFAVVVAADDVHRGKPDPEMFSYASQLLNLIPERCIVFGNSNSTVEAAHDAKMKCIAVAGKHPMYELGAADLVVRRLDELSIVDLKNLADIETEFEMQETEVELEEDPSTSTSIAVDFW